The stretch of DNA AATCACATTATTAAGTTGTGAGTGGGCTTAAATAATATAAAAGATTTTATTCTGATTAATATTAACGAAAATCCTTCGATTTATTTTTAAATAAATCGATATGATCGAGCGCTTTTCCTGTACCGATCGCAACACAATCTAGTGGATTTTCAGCAATTAGAACTGGCATTTTCGTTTCTTCACTAATAACCTTGTCCAAATTCCGAAGTAAAGCGCCTCCACCCGTCAACACAATTCCACGATCCATAATATCTGCTGCAAGCTCAGGCGGCGTTTTTTCAAGCGTTACCTTCACAGCATCAACAATGGCATAAACTGTATCATGCAATGCTTTACAAATTTCTTCAGCAGTAATTTCAATTGTCTTGGGAAGTCCTGTCAAAAGATCCCTTCCGCGAATTTCAAAGTTTTCAATTCCCTCTGGATCACCAGCTGAGCCTATTTCAACCTTAATTGTTTCAGCTGTACGATCCCCAATTAAAAGATTATAGCTTTTACGAATAAAATTGATAATGGCGTCATCCATGTTATTTCCTGCAACTCGTACTGATTGGCTTGTAACGATACCTCCAAGTGAAATAATCGCCACTTCTGTTGTTCCGCCGCCAATGTCAACAACCATACTTCCCGTCGGCTCCCATACAGGCAGATTTGCTCCAATTGCAGCTGC from Cytobacillus dafuensis encodes:
- a CDS encoding rod shape-determining protein; this encodes MLGTKDLGIDLGTANTLVYVKGKGIVVREPSVVALQTDTKNIVAVGNDAKNMIGRTPGNIVALRPMKDGVIADYETTAVMMKYYIKQAVKNKGLFSGKPYVMVCVPSGITAVEQRAVIDATRQAGARDAYPIEEPFAAAIGANLPVWEPTGSMVVDIGGGTTEVAIISLGGIVTSQSVRVAGNNMDDAIINFIRKSYNLLIGDRTAETIKVEIGSAGDPEGIENFEIRGRDLLTGLPKTIEITAEEICKALHDTVYAIVDAVKVTLEKTPPELAADIMDRGIVLTGGGALLRNLDKVISEETKMPVLIAENPLDCVAIGTGKALDHIDLFKNKSKDFR